From one Rosa rugosa chromosome 4, drRosRugo1.1, whole genome shotgun sequence genomic stretch:
- the LOC133706509 gene encoding DNA polymerase epsilon subunit B has translation MTTTRKKVQKKCKIRGFTLKVDALEEILSFVSRFDDSDHDGAIDVVLEQLQLQPLKSSIIDKQTVQSVVSILLQADAAVGDETLGGGLGVCDAFLVPKFRYDPIKKIFYKPSESQPPIHGNASAKAALYKDRFLLISQRLSRHQHFAKRAFDSEMSDFGSCEISQIQSLVGQTGRRWVMGLISQLEDGHFYLEDLTASVEINLSNAKITTGFFTENTMVVAEGEMLLEGVFQVITCGFPPLEDRDMSVKLLAGHDFFGGGILTKEETLRLSELEKRAVNDMFVILSDLWLDSEEAMGKLERILDGYENQEVVPSLFVFMGNFSSHPCNLSFRPSSLRLQFGKLGQIIAAHQQLTKRSRFLFIPGPDDPGPSKVLPRCALPKYITEELQKHIPNAMFSSNPCRIKFYTQELVFFRQDLLYRMRRSCLIPPSTEETDDPFEHLVATITHQSHLCPLPLIVQPIIWNYDHSLYLYPTPHTIVLGDRSEQKAFKYTGITCFNPGSFSREGTFVAYYPCTQEVELSALEDSDSMQ, from the exons atgacgaCGACGAGGAAGAAGGTGCAGAAGAAGTGCAAAATCAGAGGCTTCACTCTTAAAGTCGACGCCCTCGAAGAGATTCTATCCTTCGTCTCCCGATTCGACGATTCCGACCACGACGGCGCCATCGATGTCGTCCTCGAGCAGCTCCAGCTCCAACCCC TTAAGTCTTCCATAATCGACAAGCAGACGGTCCAGAGCGTCGTCAGCATTTTATTACAGGCTGACGCCGCCGTAGGCGACGAAACCCTAGGTGGTGGTTTGGGCGTATGCGACGCCTTCTTGGTCCCAAAGTTCCGATATGATCCGATCAAGAAGATTTTCTACAA GCCTAGTGAGAGCCAGCCGCCGATTCATGGAAATGCGTCCGCGAAAGCGGCTCTGTATAAGGATAGGTTTCTCTTGATCTCCCAGAGGCTCTCTCGCCATCAGCATTTTGCCAAACGAGCCTTTGATTCTGAAATGTCTGATTTCGGAAGCTGTGAG ATATCTCAAATTCAGTCTCTGGTTGGACAAACCGGAAGGAGATGGGTGATGGGTTTGATATCGCAGTTGGAAGATGGTCATTTTTACCTGGAAGACCTTACTGCATCGGTGGAAATCAACTTATCCAATGCAA AGATAACTACAGGATTCTTTACAGAGAACACAATGGTTGTTGCAGAAGGCGAGATGCTTTTAGAAGGTGTTTTTCAG GTTATTACTTGTGGATTTCCTCCATTAGAGGACAGAGACATGTCAGTCAAATTGCTTGCAGGACATGACTTCTTTGGTGGTGGTATACTAACAAAAGAAGAGACA CTCAGACTTTCAGAATTGGAAAAGAGAGCAGTTAATGACATGTTTGTCATACTCTCTGACCTTTGGCTGGACAGTGAAGAG GCTATGGGAAAGCTAGAGAGGATCCTTGATGGTTACGAGAACCAGGAAGTGGTACCTTCCTTATTTGTGTTTATGGGAAATTTTAGTTCTCACCCTTGCAACCTTTCCTTCCGCCCCTCTAGTCTCAG GTTGCAGTTTGGCAAGCTAGGACAAATTATTGCAGCCCATCAACAGCTAACAAAGCGTAGCCGTTTTCTGTTTATCCCAGGTCCTGATGACCCAG GTCCTTCAAAAGTTCTACCCAGATGTGCTTTACCAAAATATATAACAGAAGAGCTTCAAAAACACATACCAAATGCCATGTTTTCAAGTAATCCTTGCAG AATAAAGTTCTATACCCAAGAGCTTGTATTTTTTCGTCAGGATTTACTGTACAGAATGCGCCGTTCGTGCCTGATCCCCCCTTCTACAGAAGAAACTGATGATCCCTTTGAGCAT CTTGTTGCTACAATAACCCATCAAAGCCATCTATGCCCACTCCCTCTTATTGTACAACCCATTATCTGGAATTATGATCACTCACTCTATCTCTATCCAACTCCACATACG ATAGTTTTGGGTGACAGAAGTGAGCAGAAGGCTTTCAAATACACAGGAATCACTTGTTTTAATCCTGGTTCCTTCTCAAGAGAGGGCACATTTGTGGCATATTATCCTTGTACTCAGGAAGTTGAATTGTCAGCCTTAGAGGATTCTGATTCGATGCAGTAA